A genomic window from Candidatus Pelagisphaera phototrophica includes:
- a CDS encoding FG-GAP repeat domain-containing protein, translating into METHFPVFMFVFSTLFLLQVGCSPELTSLDTPAPPINQSEIDLDRYSSSEIGNESTNVPWIAHVRAFDLNQDGLMDAIGCEAKYNEVIWLQQNEKGQFTEILLASDMQAPVHAEVYDLDEDGDYDILVSCMNIVFPNNNKIGALIVLENDGDQNFTKRILLEDVERVTDARAHDMDGDGDLDLVVGQFGYDQGGVRWMKNIGSWQFESQSLLHLSGLINVCVNDFNNDGHPDIAAQFSQHWEEIHLFENDGKGNFTDRIIWGSTNHDFASSGMTTADLNQDGRPDLVFANGDGFGPTLKPGPRPWHGIQWLENEGNGKFSYKRIGDLAGAYSPIVRDIDQDGDPDILSVSAFNDWENPESDSLVLFRNDGAQSFTKVTLAYEPIQLLSIDFADFDGDGVGEIISGCFPSFPPFERIGRFAIWKEREYQ; encoded by the coding sequence ATGGAAACTCACTTTCCCGTCTTCATGTTCGTTTTCTCGACGCTATTCCTGCTTCAAGTAGGCTGCTCCCCTGAACTTACTTCCTTAGATACGCCCGCTCCACCGATCAATCAATCAGAGATTGACCTCGATCGATACTCCAGCAGCGAAATCGGTAACGAGTCCACCAACGTTCCCTGGATCGCCCATGTTCGGGCTTTCGACTTAAATCAAGATGGACTCATGGATGCCATCGGATGCGAGGCTAAATATAACGAAGTCATTTGGCTCCAACAAAATGAAAAAGGACAGTTCACCGAAATTCTTCTCGCCTCCGATATGCAGGCCCCAGTCCACGCGGAGGTTTACGACTTAGATGAAGATGGTGATTACGATATACTGGTATCCTGCATGAATATTGTGTTCCCCAACAACAATAAGATAGGAGCCCTCATCGTTCTCGAAAATGACGGCGATCAGAACTTCACTAAAAGGATCCTCTTGGAGGACGTCGAACGCGTGACGGACGCCCGAGCCCACGACATGGATGGCGATGGAGACCTCGACCTCGTAGTAGGGCAATTTGGATACGATCAAGGAGGTGTCCGCTGGATGAAAAACATTGGGTCGTGGCAATTTGAAAGCCAGTCGCTGCTTCACCTTTCAGGATTGATCAATGTTTGCGTCAACGATTTCAATAATGACGGTCACCCGGATATCGCAGCCCAATTCTCCCAACACTGGGAGGAAATCCATCTATTCGAAAATGACGGCAAAGGCAATTTCACAGACAGAATAATTTGGGGCTCGACCAATCATGACTTCGCTTCAAGCGGTATGACCACGGCAGATCTAAATCAAGATGGTAGGCCGGACCTGGTTTTTGCCAACGGCGATGGCTTTGGTCCCACCCTCAAACCGGGACCTAGACCCTGGCACGGTATCCAATGGCTAGAGAACGAAGGGAATGGCAAATTCAGCTACAAGCGAATCGGAGATCTTGCCGGAGCCTATAGCCCGATAGTGAGAGACATCGACCAAGACGGCGATCCAGACATCCTAAGCGTCAGTGCCTTTAACGATTGGGAAAATCCTGAATCGGATTCACTCGTCCTATTTAGAAACGATGGGGCTCAAAGCTTCACAAAAGTGACCCTCGCATACGAGCCGATCCAATTGCTTTCGATCGATTTTGCAGATTTCGATGGAGATGGGGTGGGCGAAATCATCTCCGGTTGTTTCCCAAGTTTTCCGCCATTCGAGCGGATTGGACGCTTCGCTATCTGGAAGGAAAGGGAGTATCAATGA
- a CDS encoding tetratricopeptide repeat protein, protein MKKALMAGIGFAIFASVLIGNLYWKTQRHFAAVIETHLLPTPSSKGLHPELSNRIADLNKRSTQGPNRVDSLALLSTLYHANGYLNRAWQGYRILIAIDEKNPLWPYRLATIVSSFGQLNDSIALYEKTIELDPEYLPSYIHLGDTLLKLNRHDEAKRVFQSVYDKTPTNPFALFGLARIALAKNDAAQAKPLLESARRSNNRVGGDLLADIYERLGEKSKARALLHDVTWSSHIETPDPWVDDIVSECYDSFEVAMAGGKAGRAGNTIRAIQLLNKATALDPLDHNAYNHLAELYVEQGDLDQARKTYENCIRTLPTFDRGWAGLISVEIKSGNQSRASELIDQAIAKCPESYVISNYKGEALINENRLNEAIPYFETTIRLVPNNAVGYNYLARIYLKMGENRKALEQLQKALKAEPSNPLSLELITIFYVLAGDPAKASRYLQRAIDSPRVSEKAISQMQAMYTNKFR, encoded by the coding sequence ATGAAGAAAGCACTGATGGCAGGTATAGGATTTGCAATATTCGCAAGCGTGTTGATTGGAAATCTATACTGGAAGACCCAAAGACATTTCGCAGCAGTAATCGAAACCCATCTGCTACCCACTCCCAGCTCCAAAGGCCTTCATCCAGAACTCAGTAATCGTATAGCAGACCTGAATAAGCGGTCGACCCAAGGCCCCAATCGTGTCGATTCCCTTGCCCTATTGAGCACATTATACCACGCTAATGGATATTTAAATCGAGCCTGGCAAGGCTATCGAATCCTGATCGCGATCGATGAGAAAAACCCTCTCTGGCCCTACAGGCTGGCTACGATTGTTTCCAGTTTCGGGCAACTTAACGATTCCATTGCACTTTATGAAAAAACCATCGAGCTCGACCCTGAATACCTTCCCTCCTATATCCACCTCGGAGATACCCTCTTAAAATTAAATCGACACGACGAAGCGAAGCGCGTTTTCCAATCGGTTTACGACAAAACGCCCACTAACCCATTCGCCCTATTCGGCCTAGCTCGCATCGCTCTAGCTAAGAACGATGCGGCACAGGCCAAACCTCTCCTCGAATCCGCCAGGCGCTCAAACAACCGGGTTGGCGGAGATCTTCTTGCCGACATTTACGAGAGGCTCGGTGAAAAGTCAAAAGCCCGGGCCCTCCTCCACGACGTCACCTGGAGCAGCCACATAGAAACACCCGATCCGTGGGTCGACGATATTGTCTCGGAATGCTACGACTCATTCGAAGTTGCAATGGCCGGCGGGAAAGCCGGACGAGCAGGGAATACGATCAGAGCCATCCAACTACTGAATAAGGCCACAGCCCTCGACCCTCTCGATCATAATGCCTACAACCATCTAGCCGAACTCTACGTAGAGCAAGGAGATCTAGATCAGGCTCGGAAAACCTACGAAAACTGCATAAGAACTCTCCCAACTTTCGATAGAGGCTGGGCTGGATTAATTTCCGTCGAAATTAAGTCCGGAAATCAATCGAGAGCTTCTGAATTGATCGATCAGGCAATCGCTAAATGTCCCGAATCGTATGTGATCAGTAACTACAAGGGTGAGGCCCTAATCAATGAGAATCGCCTCAACGAAGCGATTCCCTACTTTGAGACGACCATTCGCTTGGTTCCAAACAACGCAGTAGGTTACAACTACTTGGCCAGAATCTACCTCAAAATGGGTGAAAATCGAAAGGCCCTCGAACAGCTGCAAAAGGCTCTTAAAGCAGAACCCAGCAACCCTTTGTCTCTGGAGTTAATTACCATTTTTTATGTTTTAGCGGGAGATCCGGCTAAAGCCTCTCGATATCTACAGAGAGCGATCGATTCCCCTCGTGTTTCGGAAAAGGCGATAAGCCAGATGCAAGCAATGTACACCAATAAGTTTAGGTAG
- a CDS encoding TonB-dependent receptor plug domain-containing protein, translated as MKHYQTVTKTALIGCGFLCSTFTGWSQNDEEEEVFELSPFAVDASGDEGYYASQTMAGGRLSGSLKDTGAAVQVVTKEFMDDLGATGIEELLMYTTSSEVAGILGNISGADEGGTGETNVGGARRDPDGATRVRGLTAPDRTRNFFVTDIPFDTYNTERIDINRGANSFLFGLASPAGIINNDLARARFRNTNEFRFRIGSGGVNPSYRGEFKLNRVVVEDKLALHVAGVMDRTEYRQRPTYKNDDRIYTAFSYRPFGNENTVFRGHMETGEILGNAPDVLLPQVNFDTFLRAPARMNATLMVKNRRNPDYPISAQHHEGPTQGQFNNNRFYSADDRAAFLDAGYIVRDSPNDAPEGAQYPTLTYRNIRWGGGAYGFVWDGSNGLGQPAFSYTDQIPGIAMERRSQANNVEIPNYWSGGIYRNNVGRNGGAPQGLYPGNLGEIMGIGWIDQGFTDLDTFDFSRANLGWDNDYYSRDFFNYSLALEQTFWEGKGGISIEYDFQDLYRDSYTALNGGNSVITFDVNETLILPEDINYVESGNYNAMPNPNFGRPVIMTKSGQRTNDDQRTSKRVTAFAKYDFRDSMNNDKLANILGSHTFTVLGDENRHHEMMLNWFRGSFGDPEPALHIGPANARQALNNARNTPNMVYIGPQQLGAWTDYTSVSDFIIEPAYYDLRSTTGRTYDKIAWNLGEDATAQALADGTDRSRGNEYWAQHTWTPLNTPSKNVRRQQTTVQSLAANSQSKFFSDHLVLNLGYREDKVENFLNTEPPIDPNSLDEIPFVSPDLWRLEDGTFNEVKKNIFGYGAVVYWPKDIIPLPEAVNDITFHYNSSDNFVPSLERVDQYRRPIPSQFGDTMDWGVSAYMWNNKLVARVNFYEATLQNASAPTSGIWNRNYTRIFQWYGRLNRDSRRYDSYDNDTGEFLFSGDGKVDPGIIDEFFEFDEEVGLYFAGEDAEEGFANLDDAIAAQWPYLAETRLAMEPLEQFVFDDELIDSFNARFLPDGDINIQWAGSINDTTDITSKGMEAEIILNPTKSWRIAFNAARQEVIMDNIAPRLENLVDSFLLPYMQRFGYMDWGNPTGTPQGATFESTTYERLVEYFYVKGLEGQPTAEQREWRFNLITNYTFREGPLKGFQIGGAARWQDEVNGGYPVAFNDDLRIYEPLVDQGYFTDTDLAVDLTFGYRAKIMNNVDWRMQINMRNVHNWDNTDVDVFRFQQDGSPARARFAPPRQIWLTNTFRF; from the coding sequence ATGAAACATTATCAAACAGTAACCAAAACCGCCCTTATTGGCTGCGGTTTTCTCTGTTCCACCTTTACGGGGTGGTCACAGAATGACGAGGAAGAAGAAGTCTTCGAGCTCTCTCCCTTTGCAGTAGATGCCTCTGGAGACGAGGGCTACTATGCTTCTCAAACCATGGCCGGCGGCCGTCTCAGCGGATCCCTCAAGGATACTGGAGCCGCCGTTCAGGTCGTCACCAAGGAGTTCATGGACGACCTCGGAGCGACGGGTATTGAAGAGCTTCTCATGTACACCACTAGTTCCGAAGTCGCCGGCATTCTCGGCAACATTTCTGGAGCCGACGAAGGCGGCACCGGCGAAACCAATGTGGGCGGCGCTCGTCGCGACCCGGACGGAGCCACACGTGTTCGCGGTCTTACCGCACCGGACCGGACCCGGAACTTCTTCGTGACGGACATACCATTCGACACGTATAACACGGAGCGCATCGACATCAATCGCGGGGCGAACTCCTTTCTCTTCGGACTCGCTTCGCCTGCCGGAATTATTAACAACGACTTGGCCCGTGCTCGATTTCGTAACACCAACGAGTTTCGCTTCCGCATAGGCAGTGGCGGTGTCAACCCCTCCTACCGTGGGGAATTCAAGCTCAACCGCGTCGTTGTGGAAGACAAACTAGCCCTCCACGTAGCAGGTGTCATGGACCGTACGGAATACCGCCAGCGCCCGACTTACAAGAACGACGACCGTATCTACACGGCGTTCTCCTACCGTCCCTTTGGCAATGAGAATACCGTATTTCGCGGCCACATGGAAACAGGCGAAATACTGGGTAACGCCCCCGACGTCCTTCTCCCTCAGGTGAACTTCGATACATTCCTCCGGGCCCCAGCTCGGATGAACGCCACCTTGATGGTCAAGAACCGCCGAAATCCCGACTACCCGATCTCCGCTCAGCACCACGAAGGTCCTACCCAAGGTCAATTTAACAACAACCGCTTCTATTCCGCCGATGACAGAGCTGCTTTCTTGGACGCAGGCTACATCGTTCGCGACAGCCCGAATGACGCACCTGAAGGAGCTCAGTACCCAACTCTCACCTACCGTAACATTCGTTGGGGTGGTGGTGCTTACGGCTTCGTATGGGATGGCAGCAATGGCCTTGGCCAGCCCGCTTTCTCTTACACGGACCAAATTCCTGGTATTGCTATGGAAAGACGTTCACAGGCCAACAACGTCGAAATTCCTAACTACTGGTCAGGCGGAATCTACAGAAATAATGTAGGACGTAATGGCGGTGCTCCACAAGGTCTATACCCGGGCAATCTCGGTGAAATCATGGGTATCGGCTGGATCGATCAGGGCTTCACCGATCTGGACACGTTCGACTTCAGTCGTGCCAATCTTGGATGGGATAACGACTACTACTCGCGCGACTTCTTCAACTACTCCCTTGCTCTGGAGCAGACTTTTTGGGAAGGCAAAGGCGGTATCTCTATCGAGTACGACTTCCAAGACCTGTATCGCGACAGCTACACCGCCCTTAACGGCGGCAACTCGGTCATCACCTTCGATGTCAACGAGACCCTCATACTCCCGGAAGATATTAACTACGTTGAATCGGGAAATTACAACGCCATGCCTAATCCAAACTTTGGACGCCCGGTCATAATGACGAAGTCAGGACAGCGCACCAATGACGACCAGCGTACCTCTAAGCGTGTTACCGCATTCGCGAAGTACGATTTCCGCGACAGCATGAACAACGACAAGCTGGCGAACATCCTCGGTTCGCATACATTCACGGTACTGGGCGATGAAAACCGCCACCACGAGATGATGCTCAACTGGTTCCGTGGTTCTTTCGGCGATCCTGAGCCAGCACTGCACATAGGGCCCGCCAATGCTCGTCAAGCACTTAATAATGCCCGCAACACTCCCAATATGGTTTACATTGGGCCCCAACAATTGGGTGCGTGGACCGACTACACCAGTGTATCGGATTTCATTATCGAGCCGGCCTACTACGACTTGAGAAGCACGACGGGCCGGACCTACGATAAAATCGCTTGGAACTTGGGAGAGGATGCAACTGCCCAGGCATTGGCCGATGGCACCGACCGTTCACGAGGAAACGAATACTGGGCGCAGCACACATGGACGCCCTTGAACACTCCGAGTAAGAACGTTCGACGCCAGCAAACCACGGTCCAATCGCTTGCCGCGAACAGCCAATCGAAGTTTTTCAGCGACCATCTGGTCCTCAACCTAGGCTACCGCGAAGACAAGGTCGAAAACTTCCTCAACACTGAACCTCCCATCGATCCCAATAGCCTAGATGAAATTCCTTTCGTGTCTCCAGATCTCTGGCGACTGGAGGATGGCACCTTCAATGAAGTCAAAAAGAACATCTTCGGCTACGGGGCCGTGGTGTACTGGCCAAAGGATATCATTCCGCTACCAGAGGCGGTTAACGACATTACCTTCCACTATAATAGTTCGGATAACTTCGTACCCTCACTCGAGCGGGTCGACCAATATCGTCGCCCTATCCCTTCGCAGTTCGGCGACACAATGGACTGGGGCGTGAGTGCCTACATGTGGAATAACAAACTCGTGGCTCGAGTGAACTTCTACGAGGCCACCCTCCAAAATGCTTCCGCTCCGACTTCCGGTATTTGGAACCGCAACTATACGCGCATCTTCCAGTGGTACGGACGCCTCAACCGCGACTCCCGTCGGTACGATTCCTATGACAACGACACCGGCGAGTTCCTGTTCTCCGGTGACGGTAAAGTCGATCCGGGTATCATCGACGAATTTTTCGAATTCGATGAAGAGGTAGGATTGTACTTTGCCGGAGAAGACGCTGAGGAAGGGTTCGCAAACCTTGACGACGCTATCGCAGCTCAATGGCCATACTTGGCAGAAACCCGTCTTGCGATGGAGCCCCTAGAGCAATTTGTCTTTGATGATGAGCTCATTGATTCCTTTAACGCTCGCTTCCTTCCAGATGGCGATATCAACATACAGTGGGCCGGCTCAATTAACGACACAACCGACATCACCTCTAAAGGTATGGAGGCCGAGATCATACTCAATCCTACCAAAAGCTGGCGCATCGCCTTCAACGCGGCCCGGCAGGAAGTGATAATGGATAATATCGCACCACGATTGGAAAACCTCGTCGACTCATTCCTTCTGCCCTATATGCAGCGGTTTGGCTACATGGATTGGGGCAACCCAACCGGAACGCCTCAGGGTGCGACCTTTGAAAGCACCACTTACGAACGCTTGGTCGAGTACTTCTATGTCAAAGGACTCGAAGGCCAGCCGACCGCTGAGCAACGCGAATGGCGCTTCAATTTGATCACCAACTACACCTTCCGCGAAGGCCCACTGAAGGGTTTCCAAATTGGCGGTGCCGCTCGCTGGCAGGACGAGGTTAACGGCGGTTACCCTGTGGCTTTCAACGACGATCTCCGTATTTACGAGCCACTCGTGGACCAAGGATACTTCACCGACACAGATCTCGCTGTCGACCTGACCTTCGGCTACAGGGCCAAGATCATGAACAACGTGGATTGGCGTATGCAGATCAACATGCGGAATGTCCACAACTGGGACAACACCGACGTGGACGTCTTCCGCTTTCAGCAGGACGGATCACCTGCCCGGGCACGTTTCGCGCCTCCAAGGCAGATCTGGTTGACCAATACGTTCCGCTTCTAG
- a CDS encoding FG-GAP repeat domain-containing protein → MGGINVCVNDFNDDGHPDISAQFSQHWKEIHPFENDGKGNFTDRIIWGSTNHDFASSGITTADLNQDGRPDLVFAKGDGFGPTLESGPRP, encoded by the coding sequence ATGGGTGGAATCAATGTTTGCGTCAACGATTTCAATGATGATGGTCACCCAGATATCTCAGCCCAATTCTCCCAACACTGGAAGGAGATCCATCCATTCGAAAATGACGGCAAAGGCAATTTCACAGACAGAATAATTTGGGGCTCGACCAATCATGACTTCGCTTCAAGCGGTATAACCACGGCAGATCTAAATCAAGATGGTAGGCCGGACCTGGTTTTTGCCAAAGGCGATGGTTTTGGTCCCACCCTCGAATCGGGACCTAGACCCTAG